AATAAAATATTAGACAGGGTTATTGTCGGAGGAACCGATTCATTATCAAAATATACATTAAACGGTTTTAATACATTAATGATACTTGACAAAGAACTTTGTAAACCTTTTGACGAAAACCGCAAAGGACTGAACTTGGGTGAAGGTGCCGGATTTATAATTTTAGAATCAGAAAAATCCGTTAAAAAGGATAATAAAAGAATATTATGCGAAGTAAAAGGATATGCAAATACAAATGATGCATATCATCAAACAGCTTCATCACCTGAAGGATTTGGTGCTTATCTATCAATGAAAAAAGCTCTTGACAAAAACGGTTTAATACCTGCTGATATTGATTATATTAATGTTCATGGTACAGGAACTGATAATAACGACATATCAGAAGGAAAAGCACTAAAAAAATTGTTCGGTGAAAATATTCCTGAATTTAGTTCAACAAAATCGTTTACAGGTCATACTTTAGGGGCGGCAGGCGGTATTGAAGCAGTGATTTCTGTGTTATCAATAACAAAAGGTTTTATTCCACCAAACCTGAATTTTAGCAATACTATTTCTGAACTTGGAATAACACCTCAATCGGAACTTATTAAAAATATAAATATTAAAACTGTTTTATCAAATTCTTTTGGATTTGGAGGAAATAATTCTTCATTAATTTTTTCAGAACCTTAACATTTTAATAAACCATTATTAATTAAATTAAATTAGTTTATCATGAAAAAATCATTATTTATTTTATCGTTTTTAATTATCTATTGTCAATTTTCATTTTCAGAAAATGAAAATAATCTTTATGAAAACTCAAAAATCACAAACAAAAGCTTATTAATTCCTGTTCAGGAGCAGTTTTATTCAAATACTCAGGTTAAAAATCAGGGTTTTTTAGAGCAAGCATCTTTTTTATCAAAAATTAGCAGTTCAAGTTCTGATGAATACAAATTGTTTTCTTTTGGGTTGGGATATAGCTTAGGTATTTTTTATCCCGGCGATGTTAACAAATATATTGAAGATTATCTTTCAGATAAAAAAATATCTATTCAGACAGGAACATCTGATATATTCACAAATTATGCATTTTACCTTTCTTTTAATTTTAGCTTGACTGATAATATTGAATTAATAGGAAATTGTGAAGCGGCTATAGCACCAAAATTTATTGTTGTAACAAATGGTAATTCTGAAACTTTTAGTTTTTCACGTTTTTCAGTAGGAGCAATTTCAAATTTTCATATTCCTATTGGGAGTGGAAAACATTCAATATTCTTTGGAGCTGGTCCGTTTTTTCATAATATGAAAT
The sequence above is drawn from the Bacteroidales bacterium genome and encodes:
- a CDS encoding beta-ketoacyl-[acyl-carrier-protein] synthase family protein, with translation MTNKVFVTGIGIISSIGDNVEETLKSILEEKSGIGPIKYLKTIHNKDFVVGEVKHSNEELIEIAGLSSSCNKVYTRTALLGIIAACEAVKSAGIKDIQFVSTGLISATTVGGIDKSEHYFYDFLNSKNLEYAKTHHCGDSTDKIADTLNIKGFTTTISTACSSSANAIMLGARLIKNKILDRVIVGGTDSLSKYTLNGFNTLMILDKELCKPFDENRKGLNLGEGAGFIILESEKSVKKDNKRILCEVKGYANTNDAYHQTASSPEGFGAYLSMKKALDKNGLIPADIDYINVHGTGTDNNDISEGKALKKLFGENIPEFSSTKSFTGHTLGAAGGIEAVISVLSITKGFIPPNLNFSNTISELGITPQSELIKNINIKTVLSNSFGFGGNNSSLIFSEP